GCGTTTCATAGATGGCTACTACCTGATGCTCGTCCCCTTCGATTTTAGTGACTGTTAGACAAACACCGTTGTGTGCCAAGCTTTGGTCAATTTTCAGTTCGTGCGAAATAGCTGATTTGACGGTGAAAGTGATGTTCTCTCTGTCTTTTTCAATGTTGACAATTTCGCCTAATGCTTCTATGATTCCAGTAAACATAGTGGTTCAGGTTTAATTCTTTTTAGAGAAAAGAGGTGATAAGAGGAAATTGTTTTCAGGAATGAATACAAAGCCTCTGATATCTTATTCTAAAAGAAAAAGGATTGAGCATTCAAGCTCAACCCTTTTGAAATATTGTTAGACCAATTCTTTGGCTTTCGCAACAACTGCGTCGAGTCCGCTGATGTCACTACCACCTGCAGTAGCGAAGAATGGCTGGCCGCCACCACCGCCTCTGATTTCCTTGGCTAGTTCTTTTACAATCTTACCAGCATGAAGGTCTTTAGATTTTACCAGTTCCTCATCAATCATCACGGCAATCTGAGGTTTGCCTTCGATATCTGCTGCAAGTACCAAGAACATGTTGTCCACAACTGCTTTCAGGTCGTAAGCCAATTGTTTTAACAGTTGTGCATTAGGTACCTCTACTTTTTGAGCAATAAAGTTGAAGCCGTCTTTTACTTCTGCACTTTTGGCAATCTCAGCTTTTACTGACTGAAGTTCTTTATTACGTAGCTTCTCTACTTCTTTACTCAAGGCAGCCTTTTCATCTGACATATCCGAAACAGACTTAACAAGGTCTTTCGGGTTTTTCAGTAGCGCCTTGATTTCAGCAAGTAGGTTTAGTTGCTCATTTACATAAGCCTCTGCCGCATCAGCTGTAATTGCTTCGATACGTCTTACACCAGCTGCTACAGAAGTTTCAGTAACTATCTTGAATAGACCGATTTTGCCTGTAGCAGGAACGTGTGTACCACCACAAAGTTCAATAGAGTAATCCTTGTCGAATGTAATTACACGAACGCTGTCACCGTATTTCTCTCCGAACAGAGCTGTAGCACCCATTGCTTTCGCTTCTTCAATAGGCGTATTGCGTTGCTCGTTCAGTTGGATGTTTTCACGGATCTTTTCATTCACTCTTTTTTCGATTGCAGCAATTTCTTCCTCTGTCACTTTTTGGAAGTGAGAGAAGTCGAAACGAAGTACCTTGTCGTTTACCAATGAACCCTTTTGGGCTACATGGTCACCCAATACCTCTTTCAAAGCAGCATGTAGCAAGTGAGTTGCAGAGTGATTGTTTTCAGTCAGCCTTCTAGCATCTTCATTCACTTGGCAGAACACTTCGCTTTCCAAGTCAGAAGGTAGCTTGTTGGCATAATGAATAATCAGGTCATTTTCCTTTTTCGTATCGAAAATGGCAACTTTTTCATCACCTGAAATCAGGATACCTTTATCACCAACTTGTCCACCACCTTCAGGGTAGAATGGCGTGTTGTCCAATACCAGTTGGAAAATCGTCTTTTTCTTTTCAGTTACCTCACGGTATCTCAAAATTTGAGCGGATGCCGTAGTTGAATCGTACCCTACAAAGTTTACTTCATCGCCAGGGTGCACTACAGTCCAGTCACTTTTCTCAGAAACAGCCGCTGCTCTTGAACGGTTTTTCTGTTCTGTCATCGCTTCATTAAAGCCTTTTTCGTCTACACTAAAATCGTTTTCACGCGCAATCAGTGAAGTCAGGTCAAATGGAAAGCCATAAGTATCGTAAAGTTCAAAAGCTTCTTTACCTGGGATTACTTTTGACGATTGGTTGCTCTCCATCAAATCATTCAGGATACGCAGACCTTTGTCAAGTGTTCTAAGGAAAGCAGCTTCTTCTTGCTTGATTACCTTTTCAATTAGGTCTTGCTGTGCTACAACCTCAGGGAAAACTTCCTTGAACTGGTCAGCAAGAATGTCCACAAGTTGGTACATAAATGGCTCCTCAAAACCAAGGAAAGTGTAACCATAACGTACAGCTCTTCTCAGGATACGTCTGATCACATAGCCAGCTTTGTTGTTGGATGGTAACTGTCCGTCCGCAATCGCAAACGTGATTGCTCTGATGTGGTCAGCAATTACACGGATAGCAATATCCGTTTTCTCATCCTTACCGTATTCTTTTCCTGCTTTCTTCGCTAGGAACTGAATCATTGGTTGGAATACGTCTGTATCGTAGTTGGATTTCTTACCCTGAATCGCCATTGCCAGACGTTCAAAGCCCATACCTGTATCCACGTGTTTGGCAGGAAGTGGCTCAAGTGAACCGTCTGCCTTTCTGTTGAATTGCATGAATACAAGGTTCCAGATTTCCACTACCAATGGGTGGTCCTCATTTACTAGAGATTTACCTGAAACTTTTGATACTTCAGTTTCATCTCTTAAGTCGATGTGGATTTCTGAACAAGGTCCACACGGGCCCTGATCACCCATTTCCCAGAAATTATCTTTTTTGGATGCAAAAATGATTCTGTCTTCCTCGATATGTTTTTTCCAGAATTCAGCTGCTTCATTATCAGCCTCAAGCCCATCACTGCTGTCACCTTCAAATACAGTAACGTACATGCGGTCTTTAGGTAGGTCAAAACGTTTCGTAAGCAACTCCCACGCCCAGGCTATGGCCTCTTCTTTAAAGTAGTCACCAAATGACCAGTTACCCAGCATTTCAAACATGGTGTGGTGGTAGGTATCGATACCTACTTCCTCAAGGTCGTTGTGCTTACCAGATACTCGAAGACATTTTTGTGTATCTGCTACTCTAGTTGTTTCAGCTGTCTTGTTGCCTAGAAAATAGTCCTTAAACTGGTTCATCCCCGCATTTGTAAACATCAGTGTCGGGTCATTTTTCACTACCAGTGGTGCGGATGGCACAATCTCATGCTGTTTTTCCTGAAAAAAATCGAGGAAATTCTTCCTTATCGTTTTTGCATCCATCTTATTATCCAAATGTATCTTAATATTGGCTGTATTTCAGTCTATTTATCCTTTCTTATCTGTCGAAAAAACAGGTTCCTGCAAAGTTAATAGAAAAACGTTCTAGAGGAATAAGTTTGAAAAAATTCCGTTAGGTGTTTTATAGCACGGAGTTTGTAAAATCGCTAAGAAAAATGCATAAAAATCTATGAAAAAGTTCAATTATGTGATTTTTTCAAGAAAAATGCATACTTTTCAGCCCAATTATGTACGGGTGATTTTGTAATTTCCCCCGCTTTTTAGTTGCAATTGCATCCAAAAGCTAGAAAAAAGAACCGAATTTGAAGTTGTTATGGCTAAGATCAAATATTACTACGATACGGAAACGTGTCGTTATGAGCGAATCAGAACATCAAACTTCGATATTATTATCAATGGTATAGGAATACTTTTTTTATGTTCTGTATTCGGTTTCATCTTTTCGCTGGTATACGATAAGTATTTCCCATCAGCAGAAGAGGCAAGACTTCGTAAAGAAAATGATGAGTTGTTATACCAATATGAGTTGTTGGATGACGAAGTACAGGAAGCCAACCAAGTCTTGGCGATGCTGCAAGACAGAGACAATAACATCTATCGCGTTATTTTTGAAGCAGATCCAATCCCTTCTGAAGTAAGAACGGCGGGTGTTGGCGGTAGCCAAAAATATCAAGACCTTTTGGATAAGAAGTTATCCAGAGAGGATCTTATCACGTCTTCTTTTGAAAAGATAGATAACCTGAAGAGACAAATGTATATCCAGACGAAATCGTATGATGATATTACAGAGTTGGCTTTAAATAAGGCTGAAATGCTCTCTTCAATTCCTGCGATTCAGCCAGTTGATAACAAGAACCTCAAAAGGTTGGCTTCTGGTTTTGGTATGCGATTCCACCCGATTCTGAAAGTTAGAAAACTTCATACAGGTATTGACTTCTCAGCAGATAAAGGAACTCCAATTTACGCTACGGGTAATGGTAAAGTCACAATGGCCAAAAAGTCAAACAGTGGATATGGCTGGCAAATTGAGATAGACCATGGCTTTGGTTATGCAACCAAATATGCTCACATGTCAAAATTCCATGTTAAGAATGGAGAGAAGGTTGTGAGAGGTCAGTTAATCGGGGAAGTAGGAAATACGGGTAGATCTACTGCACCGCACCTTCATTATGAAGTAGTTTATAAAGGAAAGAAAGTAAATCCTATCAAATACTTCACAAAAGACATTACGCCTGACCAGTACTCCAAACTTTTGGAGCAAGCATCAGTAGAAAACCAATCACTTGGTTACTAAAAAGTATCTTTAGCCATAGTATATATTGTAAATAGCCGTAAGCTGCAAATCAGTAGTTTACGGCTTTTTTGTGTCTAATCATGAAATGATAATCACGGATATCAGTGCTTTTAAGATAAAACCTATTCAATTAGTGTATTTTATACACAACTTTTTGAAATAAACCGTGTGCATATATCAAACAAATTTATAGTTTTGCGGCAACAAAGGGGAGTAATGTCTTATGTATCATTACTACTGACAGACTTCTACAAATGGCGGTGTTGCGTTGTGACAGGCCAATCATAGCAATGACGTTTTCAATTATTAAACATTTGTAACCATGATTATTGGTGTTCCTAAAGAAATTAAGAACAATGAAAACCGTGTGGCACTGACTCCAGCAGGTGCACAAGAACTGGTAAAAAGAGGACATACTGTCTATGTACAATCTACTGCGGGTAAAGGCAGTGGTTTTCCGGATGAGGAATACGTTGCAGCAGGTGCTAAGATCCTTTCTTCAATTGAAGAAACGTATGCTATTGCTGAAATGATCATGAAGGTGAAAGAGCCTATTGAGCCTGAGTATGAGTTGATCAAAGAAGATCAGTTGCTATTCACTTACTTCCACTTTGCATCATATGAGCCACTAACAAAGGCAATGATTGATCGTAAGGCGGTTTGCTTGGCTTATGAAACTGTTGAGAAAGCTGACAGAAGCTTGCCTCTATTGGTTCCTATGTCTGAGGTAGCTGGTAGAATGGCTACTAACCAAGGTGCTAAATTCTTGGAGAAACCTATGGGAGGTCGTGGTATCTTGATGGGTGGCGTTCCAGGTGTTAAGCCTGCAAAAGTTTTGGTAATTGGTGGTGGTATCGTAGGTACCCAGGCTGCTAAGATGGCAGCAGGACTTGGTGCTGATGTTACGATCATGGATATCAGCTTGCCTAGATTGAGAGAACTTGATGATATCATGCCTGCAAATGTTAAGACTCTGATGTCTTCGGAGTACAACATCAGAGCAGAAATTAAAGAAGCTGATTTGGTGATTGGTGCGGTACTGATCCCTGGAGCTAAAGCGCCTCACTTGATTACAAGAGAGATGCTGAAAGATATGAAAGAAAGTGCAGTGCTTGTTGACGTTGCTGTTGACCAAGGAGGTTGTTTTGAAACAACAAAACCAACAACACATGCTGAGCCAGTATATGAAGTAGACGGTATCCTGCATTACTGTGTAGCAAACATGCCAGGTGCAGTTCCTTACACTTCAACTCTTGCTTTGACTAACGCTACATTGCCATACGCAATTGAGCTAGCAGGAAAAGGCTGGGAGCAGGCTTGTAAAGATAATGCAGAGCTTAAAAAAGGTCTTAATATCATCAAAGGTGATGTTGTTTACAAGGCTGTTGCAGACGCATTTGACTTGGAGTACAAGCCATTGGAGCTGTAATCTATAAGACAAGTTATATATAAGCGGGAGCCATCAGGTTCCCGCTTTTTTATCTGGATGATTCGACAGTTATACGTGTCTTGTAAATTCCATTCAGGTCACAATCCTTAATGTCTAGTGGTAGAGTACCACTGCCTACATACCGAAAATGCTTTTTACGCCATGAGCCATCCTGTTTCTGCATGAAAATAGTGATAGAAACAGCTTCACCGTTTGGAGTGAATACCTGTCCTTCCTGAAAACATATTCCATCCTGCTCACTAGTACAATCCTTTATTTTTGTTTGTTTGGAAATTCGGAACTTTGGATGGTTTCCCAATTGCTTATGCTTTTCTTTGATATCCTGCAATGAAGGAACAGACATACTTAATACGTTGGTGTATTTAGCATAAGCATAATAGTTTCCGGTAAAATTACAGGAGGAGAGGTTGAGTTGTATAAAACCTGAGCCTTTGTGTTTAAAGTGCTTTTTTGTCCAGGTGTTATCATAGTTCTGAAGGTATAGCGTAATTTCTACTTCAGTGTCAGGCATGTCAGCTTTCACAAAACCTTCTTTGTAATTGACGCCACCACTTGGACAATAGTCAGCTTTTTTGATAGTGGTAATGGCAAATTTGGGTTTTTCTTGTGCGTAAAGTGAAAGTGAGTGCGTAGCTATTGTTCCTGTTAGTGTCAATAACAGGAAAACAACTGTTTTTCTCATGTTTTTAGCTATTTCTTGGGTTTAAAGGCTATATAGCCTCTTTAGTTGTTTGAAGTTAAAGAAAAAAAATAACTCTAGAGGAGTTAGTATGAAAGCAGATAGAGAAATGTACATTGTTTCCCTATCTGCTCTATTGTGGTATGATTAATTTACTTCTGCACTTAATGCTTCTTCCAGTTTCAATAAAGAGGCTTTCAGGATTTCTGAAAACTCAAGAACTTCACTGAAGGTGTTGTATAGTGGTACAGGAGCAATTCTGATAACGTCAGGTTCTCTCCAGTCGCAAATGACACCTGCTTCTGATATCATCTCAAAAACTTTTCTGCCATGCTGCCCAAATACCAATGAAAGTTGACAACCTCTTTGGTTTACATCGGTTGGAGTAATGATTGAAATATCAGTTTTTACTTCTGTGTTGATTTTGTTGACCAAAAATTCGAGATAGTTGGTCATCTCAATACTTTTGGCTCTCAAATTATCTATACCGGCTTTGTCAAAAATTTGGAGGGAAGCCCAATGAGCTGCCATCAGTAGGATTGGATAGTTACTTAATTGCCATCCTTCTGCACCATATACAGGCTTGAACCCTTTTTCCATCAAGAATCGCTCTTCTTTGTCATGTCCCCACCAACCTGCAAACCTTGGAAGGTCTGGATTGTTGGCAAATCTTTCGTGGATAAATGCTCCTGAAATACCTCCAGGGCTTGAGTTCATGTACTTGTAAGTACACCAAACAGCAAAGTCAACGTCCCAATCATGGAGTTTTACAGGTACATTGCCTGCAATGTGAGCAAGGTCAAAACCGACATAAATACCCGCTTTATGACCTACTTCCGCAATAGCTGCCATATCATAAACCTGCCCTGTATAATAGTTTATACCTCCCATCATGATCAGAGCAAGCTCATCTTTATGTGTATTGATAGCTTCGATGATATCCTCAGTGCGAAGTAATTTTTCACCATCTCTAGGACTTAACTCTATAATTGATTCTTCAGGATCATATCCATGAAACTTTACCTGAGACTCGACAGCATACTGATCTGAAGGAAACGCCCCTGCTTCCATCATGATTTTATGTTTTCCAGGCCTTGGCTGATAGAACGTAACCATCATTAGGTGCAGGTTGACCGTCAAGGTATTCATGATAGCAACCTCATGAGGTTTGGCTCCTACTACTGGAGCAGCCTTTTCAGCCATCTTATCATGAAAGCTATACCATGGCGTGTCTCCATAGAAGTGTCCGTCAACACCAAGTTTACGCCAGTTTTCCATCTGGAGGGCTATTTCTGTCTCAACACTTTTTGGCTGAGCGCCAAGGGAGTTGCCACAAAAATAAATGGAAGGTTTTCCATTTGATAGTGGGATATGAAACTCATCTCTGAATTCCGATAACTTATCTTGCTGGTCCATTTGCTGAGCAAATGCTTTTGTTGGTTGGTAGTTCATAGAATGTTTGCGTTTTAACTTATGATATTTTATTGGTCAATTGAATGTCAGGCAGGTGTAATACGTCCTGTGCCATTGACGAATGAATTGGTCGATTGTTTGGCTTAAAGAGCCGAAGCTGAAAGATAATAGATATGATTAACTTTTCTTTACTAAAAAACGCTCAAATGGCGAATGGTATTATTTTTATATATACCAACAACACAGTGAATTATTATTGAGATTGTATTTGATTTTTATAATAAAAGATAAAAAAGTGAATATTATTTTTGTTTTTATTAACAAAACGATTGTAAATTTGCTTCAGTAAGAACAACAAAAAAGATCCTTTTAGGACCTTTAAAAGAGATACATCATTTCTCATTTTTACTTTCTATACACTATATGATTATTCTGCTGTTGTACTAAAGTATTTGACAGCATCAAGATATACTGCTTTCACATTTTTCATTTTACAGTATGCTACTTAATCAGTAACTAAGCGTGTTATCTACTACTATGTTATAAGGTGATACTTTACTGATCTTAAGTGTTTTTTTTACAGAAACCTGATTTTAGTTTATTAACTCATCAACATCGTTGATTAAATGTTTCAATATTCAACAGGGCGAAACATTTTAACTTTTTACCCTCTCAGGAAAATCACCTGAGAGGGATTTTTTTGTATAAAAACTATTCGTTCAATACGATAAACTCAACACGCCTGTTGAGTTGTCGTCCTTCTGAAGTATCATTCGTAGCGATTGGTCTGCTTTCTCCAAAACCTGAAACAATAAGGTGCTGTTCTTCACATCCTTTGTCAACAAGGTAATTTTTGACGGCTGCAGCTCTTCGTTCAGATAGGTCCAAGTTGAAGTCATCCTCGGCAACATTATCTGTATGGCCAACGATCTTGATGCGTAGAGAAGGGTGTGCCTTGATATAATTGGCTAGCCTGTTGAGGTCAATGAAAGAATCAGGCCTGATAACGTCTGAATCCGTATCGAAATGGAGCGTTTTGAGGACGAGAGGTGTCTTGTCCTTATCAGAAGGCTTAAGAGACGTTAGCTGTAGCTTATTTCGCTTAAGGATAAGAGGATTTCTGGTTACAGTCAGGTTGATGTCAACACCACTGCTGAAGTACCAGTCTTTTTCAGGATAATAGAAATAGTCTTTACCAGGTTCTAGCATCAGTAGGAAAGTTCCGTCGCTATTGGTAGGGATCTTTTTAACGTTAAGGGTATCCTCTGGATCAATTAAGTGAATATTGGTTCTTATAGGAATGCCTTTGTTATCTGTGATTTTACCAGGAACAAATACAATTGGAGCAGGGCGCTTCTCTTTTGGAATACTGACCTCATAAATATCTTCTTTGCCAAAACTGTCGTGTTGCCCTGCAGATACAACCAATGCAGACTCACCTGTAGGAGTGAGGTAAAAGGCATCATTACCTGTGCTGTTAATACTCTTTCCTAAATTAATTGGCTCACTCCAAGCTGTCCAAGAATTAGGGTCTAAGCGTTTGGACATGTAAATGTCATATCCTCCTAATCCGTAATGTCCATCAGAGCAAAAATAGAGGGTTTGCATATCAGGATGTAGGTATGGGTTCTTTTCTGCAAAAGGTGTATTGATTACCTCTCCAAGGTTGATAGGAGTGCCCCAAGTCCCGTCAGCTTTTTTGACAGATACATAAATATCCAGATTGAACTCACCGGAGCCGTGGTAATATAGCTTATCAGAAGGGTAGTTGGGATTGTGCCCACCTACAGCACCTGGACGATCTGAACAGAAGAATAAAGCTTGACCATCAGCAGTCATGCTCAAGCCAGCTTCGTAGTGTGGTGTGTTGATCGGATTGGTGAACACATTCAAGCCTCCCCAATTATCTGAAGAATCTTTTTGAGCGTAGTAGAAATCACCTTTCCCAAGCTGCTTTTCGGTTCCATTTACATAAGAAAAGCGAGGAAGGTTACTATAGTTACCATAAAGTAACAAGGTTTGCTTGTCAGTGGTGACACCAAGCGGGATTTCATGTGATTTGGAATTTATATTATGGGATAATGGCTTTGCTGCGCTCCATGATCCGTCTTCATTTTTTTGTGAATAGAAAACGTCTTCCCCTGTATCGGCTGTTTTACGAGCGAAGAAAAGTTCTTCTCCATCCAATGTGATGACAGGTTGAAAATCCTTGGCAATACTGTTGATAGATGCACCAAGGTTTTTCAGTACATGTGGTTGATCTTGCTCCATCAGGAGTTGTATGGTTTTACTGAAGAGTTTTTTCTTTTTAGGGAAGAGTGGTTGGTATGTGTGAAATGTTTTTGCAGCTGACTTATAGTCCTTGTTATCAATATCTTTTTTGGCTTTGCGCTGAACCGCAATGTAAGCTATGTCAGCAGGAGCAAGTGTGCGAATAAAGCGATCGTAAAGAGCGTCATTTGTCCCATCGCACCCATTGTAATGAATATTCAGTTTACACAATACCTCCAAAATGCTGTATCCCTCTTTTTCGGCAAAAGTCTTCAGTTTTTGATAGGAGGTAGAGCGGCTTTTGAAGCGTGCGTCAAATTCATATTCAGCTGTATAAAATTCAGGGACAATATGTTGAAGCTCATCAGGGGTATAAAGCGCTATTATGTCTTTGCAGTATTTCTCGTATAGCTGTCCATCACGTTCCCCATATTGCCTGAGTGATTTGATTTGGGTGTATTCTTCCAGAATTTCTTTTCTGAGTAGTTGGACTCTTTTGTAGTACGGAGAGTTAGGGTAATCCACCAAGTAATCACCACACTGGCGTATAAGTTCTTCCCGAAGTCCCATGACCCTTTCGGCATCTGTTGTTCGGTTATAAATACCTGTACTGTACAGTTGGGCAGTGTTTCTGCGGTAGGGAGCATTATAGATCAAAAAATAAGCTTCCTTTTCAATTCGAGAGGAGAGGTAGCCGGTCACTTCCGTGTCAGAGGAAGAAATACTTTGCCTTACAGTCGCCTTATCCTGATCAGAGAGATCCGCATACATTTTGGCCGCCACTTTACTTAGCGTGAATGCTTCTGAGAGCATATCAAAATATGGCTGGAAGTCTTTGAAGCGAACCTCATAAGCTTCGATAGATTTCAGGTTTTGTTCCTTTTCGTAAAGTGTCTTGGCTAATGCATAACAGGCAATAGTACTGGAAGTGTCAGTAGCCATTGCTTTACGAAGGCTTTGTTCAGCTATTTCAAATTTCTTGTTGAAAAGTGCTTCTATCGCTGCTTTTTCCTGCTTGGTTTGGGCATGAGAAATATGTGAGACTAAAATAGTCCCGAAAATGGAAAGCAAAAGCGATGCAAAGCAAATTTTCCGATCTCTACAAAACATGTATAATAGTGGTTTTAGCTGTGTATGAAGTTGTTGTAATTAGCAGCATTCATTAAATTATAATTTGAATACAATTTATCTTGGTGGTGATTTGTTGAATACTTATACTTACATTAAATCATACAAATTACAAATACCTTTTATTAACAAAAATAATAATCCTGCTCGTAGTTTTTTTATTCTAATTTAAATGATGACTATTCAGAAACTATTCAAGACACTGCTTGTACTTTTTGGTGCCTTATGGCTGACAGCGTGCTCAACGCTGAATTCCAACCAAGCTCGTGTAACCTACAGAAATTTTGATGAAGAAATTGACCTGAAACAGAATCTTACTTTCATGTTTGACAGGGAGGTCGCTGAACCGGTCTATATCGGAGATTGGCTAGATGACGAACTGATCAAATTTGAGCCTGCAGTAGTGGGTAAATTCCGTTGGAAATCGGGTAAGGAACTTGAGTTCTCTCCTGAGCAAGGGTTTATGCCTAGTACAGATTATAAGGCCGAGTTTACAGAGGCTTTTTTCAAGCAGGCAGCTGGTACTAAGATTGAAAAGGAAAGCAGCCGCTTTGCATTTCACACACCATACCTAACACTTCAAAATACGGATATTTTTTGGACTATGGGGCAACAAGGTGAGCCTGAAGTTCGAATGAATCTGAATTTTAACTATAAAGTTTCACCGCAGGAACTGGATAAGCTTCTGAAAGTGAAAACAAGTGACAAAGAAGCTCCCTATAAGCTGAATACTACGGCTGACGGACAAACGATTCAAATAGCCTTGGTTGGTTCTGGAAAGATGGAGAAGCAGCCGCTTAAGGTTGAAATTGCCAAGGGCTTGGGTACAACTGAAAGTGCCTATAAAGCGGATGATATACTTTTTGAATCAGAAGTGCCTTCCAGAGAAAAGTTTAAGGTGCTGAGAGCTGAGTCAGAATACCACCAAGGACAGTATATCGTGCATATTCATACCAATCAAGGGGTAGGAGTCGAAGAGGTGAAGCCATTTGTGAAGGTAGTTCCTAAGTTACCTTTTGAAATTGAAAAGCTGGATTATGGCTTTTTGGTCAAAGGTAATTTTGAAATGGGCAAGGAGTACAAGCTTGTGGTTGATAAAGGCCTTAAAGGTGTATTTCAAGATAAGCTTGGGACGGACTTCACTCAGGATGTCATGTTTGGAAATGTAGATCCCTCTATCGGGTTTGGAGATAGCAAGGCGATTTACCTGAATAAAAAAGGAGTACGACAGGTAGGCGTTAAGATTGTCAATGTAAAAGAAATTGAAGTTGCTGTCCATAAGATTTATAAAAACAACCTGTTGGCTTACCTGAGAGATAACGGGCATTTGGGTAGCTATTACGATGAGAACTACTACTATACTGATTTTGGTAAGTATGGAGATGAGATATTCAATGAAACCATCGAAACCAAAGCTTTAAAGGAAGCGGAGGGACAATATTTGATTGACTTGAATATTCCTGATAGCAAACCCTTTGAAGG
This portion of the Limibacter armeniacum genome encodes:
- the alaS gene encoding alanine--tRNA ligase, encoding MDAKTIRKNFLDFFQEKQHEIVPSAPLVVKNDPTLMFTNAGMNQFKDYFLGNKTAETTRVADTQKCLRVSGKHNDLEEVGIDTYHHTMFEMLGNWSFGDYFKEEAIAWAWELLTKRFDLPKDRMYVTVFEGDSSDGLEADNEAAEFWKKHIEEDRIIFASKKDNFWEMGDQGPCGPCSEIHIDLRDETEVSKVSGKSLVNEDHPLVVEIWNLVFMQFNRKADGSLEPLPAKHVDTGMGFERLAMAIQGKKSNYDTDVFQPMIQFLAKKAGKEYGKDEKTDIAIRVIADHIRAITFAIADGQLPSNNKAGYVIRRILRRAVRYGYTFLGFEEPFMYQLVDILADQFKEVFPEVVAQQDLIEKVIKQEEAAFLRTLDKGLRILNDLMESNQSSKVIPGKEAFELYDTYGFPFDLTSLIARENDFSVDEKGFNEAMTEQKNRSRAAAVSEKSDWTVVHPGDEVNFVGYDSTTASAQILRYREVTEKKKTIFQLVLDNTPFYPEGGGQVGDKGILISGDEKVAIFDTKKENDLIIHYANKLPSDLESEVFCQVNEDARRLTENNHSATHLLHAALKEVLGDHVAQKGSLVNDKVLRFDFSHFQKVTEEEIAAIEKRVNEKIRENIQLNEQRNTPIEEAKAMGATALFGEKYGDSVRVITFDKDYSIELCGGTHVPATGKIGLFKIVTETSVAAGVRRIEAITADAAEAYVNEQLNLLAEIKALLKNPKDLVKSVSDMSDEKAALSKEVEKLRNKELQSVKAEIAKSAEVKDGFNFIAQKVEVPNAQLLKQLAYDLKAVVDNMFLVLAADIEGKPQIAVMIDEELVKSKDLHAGKIVKELAKEIRGGGGGQPFFATAGGSDISGLDAVVAKAKELV
- a CDS encoding OmpA family protein, which gives rise to MFCRDRKICFASLLLSIFGTILVSHISHAQTKQEKAAIEALFNKKFEIAEQSLRKAMATDTSSTIACYALAKTLYEKEQNLKSIEAYEVRFKDFQPYFDMLSEAFTLSKVAAKMYADLSDQDKATVRQSISSSDTEVTGYLSSRIEKEAYFLIYNAPYRRNTAQLYSTGIYNRTTDAERVMGLREELIRQCGDYLVDYPNSPYYKRVQLLRKEILEEYTQIKSLRQYGERDGQLYEKYCKDIIALYTPDELQHIVPEFYTAEYEFDARFKSRSTSYQKLKTFAEKEGYSILEVLCKLNIHYNGCDGTNDALYDRFIRTLAPADIAYIAVQRKAKKDIDNKDYKSAAKTFHTYQPLFPKKKKLFSKTIQLLMEQDQPHVLKNLGASINSIAKDFQPVITLDGEELFFARKTADTGEDVFYSQKNEDGSWSAAKPLSHNINSKSHEIPLGVTTDKQTLLLYGNYSNLPRFSYVNGTEKQLGKGDFYYAQKDSSDNWGGLNVFTNPINTPHYEAGLSMTADGQALFFCSDRPGAVGGHNPNYPSDKLYYHGSGEFNLDIYVSVKKADGTWGTPINLGEVINTPFAEKNPYLHPDMQTLYFCSDGHYGLGGYDIYMSKRLDPNSWTAWSEPINLGKSINSTGNDAFYLTPTGESALVVSAGQHDSFGKEDIYEVSIPKEKRPAPIVFVPGKITDNKGIPIRTNIHLIDPEDTLNVKKIPTNSDGTFLLMLEPGKDYFYYPEKDWYFSSGVDINLTVTRNPLILKRNKLQLTSLKPSDKDKTPLVLKTLHFDTDSDVIRPDSFIDLNRLANYIKAHPSLRIKIVGHTDNVAEDDFNLDLSERRAAAVKNYLVDKGCEEQHLIVSGFGESRPIATNDTSEGRQLNRRVEFIVLNE
- a CDS encoding M23 family metallopeptidase; amino-acid sequence: MAKIKYYYDTETCRYERIRTSNFDIIINGIGILFLCSVFGFIFSLVYDKYFPSAEEARLRKENDELLYQYELLDDEVQEANQVLAMLQDRDNNIYRVIFEADPIPSEVRTAGVGGSQKYQDLLDKKLSREDLITSSFEKIDNLKRQMYIQTKSYDDITELALNKAEMLSSIPAIQPVDNKNLKRLASGFGMRFHPILKVRKLHTGIDFSADKGTPIYATGNGKVTMAKKSNSGYGWQIEIDHGFGYATKYAHMSKFHVKNGEKVVRGQLIGEVGNTGRSTAPHLHYEVVYKGKKVNPIKYFTKDITPDQYSKLLEQASVENQSLGY
- the kynU gene encoding kynureninase is translated as MNYQPTKAFAQQMDQQDKLSEFRDEFHIPLSNGKPSIYFCGNSLGAQPKSVETEIALQMENWRKLGVDGHFYGDTPWYSFHDKMAEKAAPVVGAKPHEVAIMNTLTVNLHLMMVTFYQPRPGKHKIMMEAGAFPSDQYAVESQVKFHGYDPEESIIELSPRDGEKLLRTEDIIEAINTHKDELALIMMGGINYYTGQVYDMAAIAEVGHKAGIYVGFDLAHIAGNVPVKLHDWDVDFAVWCTYKYMNSSPGGISGAFIHERFANNPDLPRFAGWWGHDKEERFLMEKGFKPVYGAEGWQLSNYPILLMAAHWASLQIFDKAGIDNLRAKSIEMTNYLEFLVNKINTEVKTDISIITPTDVNQRGCQLSLVFGQHGRKVFEMISEAGVICDWREPDVIRIAPVPLYNTFSEVLEFSEILKASLLKLEEALSAEVN
- the ald gene encoding alanine dehydrogenase yields the protein MIIGVPKEIKNNENRVALTPAGAQELVKRGHTVYVQSTAGKGSGFPDEEYVAAGAKILSSIEETYAIAEMIMKVKEPIEPEYELIKEDQLLFTYFHFASYEPLTKAMIDRKAVCLAYETVEKADRSLPLLVPMSEVAGRMATNQGAKFLEKPMGGRGILMGGVPGVKPAKVLVIGGGIVGTQAAKMAAGLGADVTIMDISLPRLRELDDIMPANVKTLMSSEYNIRAEIKEADLVIGAVLIPGAKAPHLITREMLKDMKESAVLVDVAVDQGGCFETTKPTTHAEPVYEVDGILHYCVANMPGAVPYTSTLALTNATLPYAIELAGKGWEQACKDNAELKKGLNIIKGDVVYKAVADAFDLEYKPLEL